In the genome of Bradyrhizobium arachidis, one region contains:
- a CDS encoding diacylglycerol kinase, with product MLRIWKATINSRNGLAFAFRSEQAVREEIFALLLSLPLAWLVAATAMRAVELVCSVAFVLVVELLNTAIEKLADRLTMDHDKQIGRVKDMGSAAVGVALLMAGAFWIIAIVERLGFL from the coding sequence TTGCTGCGGATCTGGAAGGCCACGATCAATTCACGCAACGGTCTGGCCTTTGCGTTCCGCTCGGAGCAGGCCGTCCGCGAGGAGATTTTTGCGCTCCTGTTGTCGCTGCCGCTGGCCTGGCTCGTCGCCGCGACCGCGATGCGCGCGGTCGAACTGGTCTGCTCGGTCGCGTTCGTGCTGGTGGTCGAGCTGCTCAACACCGCGATCGAGAAGCTCGCCGACCGCCTCACCATGGATCACGACAAGCAGATCGGGCGGGTCAAGGACATGGGCTCGGCCGCGGTCGGCGTCGCGCTGCTGATGGCCGGCGCGTTCTGGATCATCGCCATCGTCGAGCGTCTGGGGTTCCTCTAA